The following DNA comes from Occultella kanbiaonis.
GAAGGTCCCGCCCCAGTAGTCGTCACGGGCCTCGAACGTGACCTGCTGCGGCGAGAAGGCCGCCACGGTGAAGCCGCCGGTGCCCACCGGTTCAGGGTTGGTCCAGGTGGTGAGGTCCTGCTCGCTCCAGATGTGCTCGGGCACGATCTGCAGGTTCGCGAACTGGTTCAGTGAGCTGTAGGAGGCGGCCGGGTAGGTGACCAGGACCTCGTGTTCCGAGACCGCCTCGACGGATTCATAGGTGGCGCCGGTGGCGTTCAGCTCGGCGTGCTCGAGTGGGATCGAGAGCGAGAAGGCGACGTCCTCGGCGGTCATCGGCTCGCCGTCGGAGAACGTGACGTCGTCCCGCAGCGCGAACGTCACCTCGGTCCCGTCCGGGGAGAACGTCCAGGACTCGGCCAGCCACGGCACGAGGTTCCCGCCGTCGCTGTAGTCGATGCGGACCAGGGGCTCGTAGACGAGCGCACTGTTCGGCGACTTGTCCGTCGCCGGGGAGTACACGTTGTAGTTGAGCGTGTAGGTGGTGCCGCCGTCCGTATTGCCGTAGACCAGTGCCGGGACGCTCTCGTCGGAGCCGCCCGTGCCGTCCGGGTCGGCCACCGTGTTCGGCGAGCAGGCCGCCACGAGTGCCGCCGTGATGCCGAGGGGCAGAGCCACCCTCATGATCCTGTGCTTGATGCGCATGAGAACTCTCTCGTCGTCGAGGTCGATCAGTCGATGCGCCGCGATGGATCAGGGGTTTGCTCATTCGTATGCCCACCGCAGCACGAAGCACCAACCTTCGGTGGTACTACGTATGCGCAGACCATAGTTCGGAACCGCAGAGGACGTCAAGGACGAGTTTGCGGCGAGAGCCCGGGGTCCCGCCGCCGGCGGCGTCGCTTCGTCCTTCACTCCGCTCGCACGTCTCACACCCGGGACCAGATACCCAGGCGGCGCGGAGCCCCCGCACCTAGCCTTGAGGTGGGGACCTCAACGACAGGAGAACGCGATGACTGACCTTCCATTCGGCGATCGGGTTGCGATCGTGACCGGCGGCGGTTCCGGGCTGGGCGAGGCGATCGCGAAGGAGCTCGCCGCCGGCGGTGCCGCCGTGGTGGTCAGCGACCTGAACCCCGACGGCGCGGCCCGGGTCGCCGAGGAGATCGTTGCGGACGGTGGCACGGCGTCCCCGTTCGCACACGACGTGGCGAGCGCGGACACCTCGCGCGCCCTCGTGGCGCACGCGGTGACCACCTACGGCGGCCTGCACCTGGCCGTGAACAACGCCGGGATCGGCGGCGCGCAAGCACCCGTCGGGGAGGTCGACCTGACCGACTGGAACCGGGTCATCGACATCAACCTGAACGGCGTCCTGTACGGGATGCGGTACCAGATCCCGGAGTTGCTCAAGGATCCGGGGCGCAGCGCGATCGTGAACATGGCCTCGATCCATGGCGCCGTGGCGGCACCCGGCAATGCCGCCTACACCGCGGCCAAGCACGCCATCGTGGGGCTCACCAAGAACGCGGCCGCGGAGTACGGTCCGGCGGGTCTGCGGGTCAACTGCGTCGGCCCGGCGTACATCGACACCCCGCTCCTGCTGGACCTGCCCGACGAGTTCCGCGCCGCCCTGATCGGCAAGCACCCGCTCGGCCGGCTCGGCCTGCCCGAGGAGGTCTCGGCGCTGGTGTGCTTCCTGCTCTCGGACCGGGCCAGTTTCATCACCGGGAGCTACCACCTGATCGACGGCGGCTACACGGCCGTGTAGGCCGCCTGCCGGGCGCTCAGGCTCGCGTGGGCACGTCCCGCTGGTCCGGTCCGACGTACTCGCTCAGCGGCCGGATCAGCGCGTTCGAGGCGGCCTGCTCCATGATGTGCGCGGTCCACCCGGTCACCCGGGACGCCACGAACAGCGGCGTGAACGTCGGGGTGTCGAAGCCCATCAGGTGATAGGCGGGTCCGGCCGGGTAGTCAAGGTTCGGCTTGATGTTCTTGCGCTCACCCATGGCCTTCTCGAGCGTCGTGTACAGGTCGCCGAGGTCGGGCCGGTCGTAGTGGGCCACCAGGTCGTCCAGGACGGACTTCATCGTCGGCACCCGGGAGTCGCCGTTCTTGTAGACCCGGTGCCCGAAGCCCATGATCTTCTTCTTGTGCGCGAGCGCATCCTCGAGCCAGGCCTCGGCGGCGTCGGCGGACCCGATCTCGTCGAACGTGGCCATCACGGCCTCGTTCGCGCCGCCGTGCAGCGGCCCCTTGAGCGCACCGATCGCCCCGACGACGGCCGAGTGCAGGTCCGCCAGCGTGGAGGTGATCACCCGGGCGGTGAAGGTGGAGGCGTTGAAGGAGTGCTCCGCGTAGAGCACCATCGACACCTCGAACGCGCGCACCACCTCCGGCTCGGGGACCTCCCCGAACGTCATGTACAGGAAGTTCTCGGCGTAGCCGAGGTCCTCGCGCGGCGGCACGAGCTCCTGGCCGCGGCGGCGGCGCTGGTCGAATGCGACGACGGCGGGGAGCTGGGCGAACAGGCGCAGGGACTTCGCGAGGCTCGCCTCGGGCGAGGGGTCCTCGGCGGCCGGGTCGTGCGCGCCGATCACGGAGACGGCGGTGCGGCACACGTCCATCGGGTGGCAAGTGGTGGGCAGGGACGTGATGACGTCCACGACGCCGTCGGGCAGGGCCCGCTGGGCGCGCTCGGCATCGTTCTGCGCCGCCAGCTCGGCCTCGGTGGGCAGCTCGCCGTGCCAGAGCAGGTAGGCGACCTCCTCGAACGAGCAGTGCGCGGCGAGGTCTTGCACGGGGTAGCCGCGGTAGAGCAGCGAGTTGGTCTCGGGGTTGACCTTGGAGATGGACGTGACGTCGACGACGACCCCGGCCAGCCCCTTCTTGATGTCGGTCTCGGTCATGGTGTGTCCTCCATCGTCGGTGGATCGGTGCTGCTGGGGTGCCCGGCTCAGGGCCGGTACGTGAAGATCTCGGAGTCGAACTCGTTGTAGCCGGCGTAGTCGAGGAGCTCGTAGAGCCGGGCGCGGGTCTGCATCCGGGGCACCGCGCCGGCCTGGGTGCCGGCCGCCACGATCTCGTCCAGGCCCCGCTCGGCCTCCCCCATCGCCAGCCGCAGCAGGGTGACCGGGTAGATCACGATGCGCACCCCGGCGGAGGCGAGCTGGGCGGTGCTGAACAGCTCGGACTTCCCGAACTCGGTCATGTTCGCGAGCACGGGCACATCCACCGCGGACGCCACGGCCTCGAACTCGCCGAGGTCGGCCATCGCCTCCGGGAAGATCGCGTCCGCGCCGGCGTCCACCAGCGCCTTGGCGCGGTCGATCGCGGCGTCGAGTCCTTCGATGGCGCGCGCGTCGGTGCGGGCCATGATGAGGAAGTCCGGGTCCCGGCGGGCGTCGGCGGCCGCGCGGATCCGCTTGACCGCGTCACCGAGCCCCACCACGGACTTGCCGTCCAGGTGCCCGCACCGCTTCGGGTTGACCTGGTCCTCGATGTGGGCGCCGGCGAGCCCGGCGTCCTCGAGGACCTGGATGGTGCGCGCAACGTTCATCGGTTCGCCGAAGCCGGTGTCCGCGTCCACGATCGCGGGCAGGTTCGTCATCCGGGCGATCTGCCCGGAGCGGGCCGCGACCTCGGTCAGCGTGGTCAGACCGATGTCCGGCAGGCCGAGGTCGGCCGAGAGCACGGCCCCGGAGATGTAGACCCCCTCGAATCCCTTCTCCTCGATCAGCCGTGCCGAGAGCGGGTTGAACGCCCCTGGCAGGCGCAGCAGGTCCGGGCCGGCAAGGGCCTCGCGCAGCCGGCGCCGCTTGTCGGACGCACTGGTGGGTGCGTGCAGCATCAGAACAGGCCCTTCGGCGAGCGCACCGTGCCGAGCAGCCCCGACCGGGCCACCACGGTGAGCTGGGACAGCTGGCCCGGCTCGAGCTCCGGCAGCCGGGCCGCGACCGCGAGGAACCGGTCGATCTCGGCCGGCTCGAGGACGCCGTCGGCCAGGGTCCGGAACTTCTCCACGTACTGCGCACGCTCGAACGGACGGGCGCCGAGCGGGTGGGCGTCGGCCACGGCGATCTCCTCGACGATCCGCTGCCCGTCGACTGTGGTGATCTCCATCCGGCCCCCGAACGCCTTCTCGGCCGGGTCGGTGGAGTGGTAGCGGCGGGTCCACTCGGGGTCCTCGGCCGTGGTGATCTTGCGCCACAGGTCCACCGTGTCCGGGCGGTTGGCCCGCTCCGGGGCGTAGGAGCGCTCGTGGTGCCAGGCGCCGTCCTGGAGCGCCACCGCGACGATGTACGGGATCGAGTGGTCGAGCGTCTCGCGGGTGGCCGACGGCGAGTACTTCTGCGGGTCGTTCGCGCCCGAGCCGATCACGTAGTGGGTGTGGTGGCTGGTGTGGATCACGATCGAGGCGATCCGGCCGGGGTCGGCCAGCTCGGGGCGGGTCCGGTGCAGCCGCCGGGCCAGGTCGATGAGCGCCTGCGACTGGTACTCCGCCGAGTGCTCCTTCGTGTAGGTGTCGAGGATCCCGGTGCGCGGCTCCCCCGGGCGGGGCAGCGGCACGTCGTAGGTCGCGTCCGGGCCGTCGAGGAGCCAGGCGATGACGCCGTCCTCGCCCTCGTAGATCGGCTCGGGGGACGTCTGACCGCGCATCGCCCGGTCCACGGCCTCGATCGCGAGCTTGCCGGC
Coding sequences within:
- a CDS encoding SDR family NAD(P)-dependent oxidoreductase, with translation MTDLPFGDRVAIVTGGGSGLGEAIAKELAAGGAAVVVSDLNPDGAARVAEEIVADGGTASPFAHDVASADTSRALVAHAVTTYGGLHLAVNNAGIGGAQAPVGEVDLTDWNRVIDINLNGVLYGMRYQIPELLKDPGRSAIVNMASIHGAVAAPGNAAYTAAKHAIVGLTKNAAAEYGPAGLRVNCVGPAYIDTPLLLDLPDEFRAALIGKHPLGRLGLPEEVSALVCFLLSDRASFITGSYHLIDGGYTAV
- a CDS encoding bifunctional 2-methylcitrate synthase/citrate synthase codes for the protein MTETDIKKGLAGVVVDVTSISKVNPETNSLLYRGYPVQDLAAHCSFEEVAYLLWHGELPTEAELAAQNDAERAQRALPDGVVDVITSLPTTCHPMDVCRTAVSVIGAHDPAAEDPSPEASLAKSLRLFAQLPAVVAFDQRRRRGQELVPPREDLGYAENFLYMTFGEVPEPEVVRAFEVSMVLYAEHSFNASTFTARVITSTLADLHSAVVGAIGALKGPLHGGANEAVMATFDEIGSADAAEAWLEDALAHKKKIMGFGHRVYKNGDSRVPTMKSVLDDLVAHYDRPDLGDLYTTLEKAMGERKNIKPNLDYPAGPAYHLMGFDTPTFTPLFVASRVTGWTAHIMEQAASNALIRPLSEYVGPDQRDVPTRA
- the prpB gene encoding methylisocitrate lyase, with the translated sequence MLHAPTSASDKRRRLREALAGPDLLRLPGAFNPLSARLIEEKGFEGVYISGAVLSADLGLPDIGLTTLTEVAARSGQIARMTNLPAIVDADTGFGEPMNVARTIQVLEDAGLAGAHIEDQVNPKRCGHLDGKSVVGLGDAVKRIRAAADARRDPDFLIMARTDARAIEGLDAAIDRAKALVDAGADAIFPEAMADLGEFEAVASAVDVPVLANMTEFGKSELFSTAQLASAGVRIVIYPVTLLRLAMGEAERGLDEIVAAGTQAGAVPRMQTRARLYELLDYAGYNEFDSEIFTYRP
- a CDS encoding MmgE/PrpD family protein produces the protein MITHQVRTHRSDEDLPRSEQLAWKLAELAADPVPVTGEVTEMIINRVIDNAAVATASLLRAPVVAARSQALAHPYTPGSTVFGRSPDLRVSPEWAAWANGVAVRELDYHDTFLAAEYSHPGDNIPPILAVAQHAGASGADLVRGITTGYEIQVDLVRAISLHKHKIDHVAHLGPSAAAGIGTLLGLDTETIFQAIGQALHTTTATRQSRKGQISTWKAYAPALAGKLAIEAVDRAMRGQTSPEPIYEGEDGVIAWLLDGPDATYDVPLPRPGEPRTGILDTYTKEHSAEYQSQALIDLARRLHRTRPELADPGRIASIVIHTSHHTHYVIGSGANDPQKYSPSATRETLDHSIPYIVAVALQDGAWHHERSYAPERANRPDTVDLWRKITTAEDPEWTRRYHSTDPAEKAFGGRMEITTVDGQRIVEEIAVADAHPLGARPFERAQYVEKFRTLADGVLEPAEIDRFLAVAARLPELEPGQLSQLTVVARSGLLGTVRSPKGLF